From a single Lolium rigidum isolate FL_2022 chromosome 7, APGP_CSIRO_Lrig_0.1, whole genome shotgun sequence genomic region:
- the LOC124674224 gene encoding uncharacterized protein LOC124674224: MFRKRLLKKVLQQRRNGGGPGGGAGAGEVAQLDAQIALHYGVPYAASVMGFDPVQRLLAVGTLDGRIKIFGGDNIEGLLISPKSVPYKYLQFIQNQGLLVAVSNENEIQVWNLEFRQLFHFSQWDVNITAFAVIEETFFMYLGDENGLLSVLKYDVDDGKLLRMPYNVTIHSLSEAAGVSLLDTQPIVGILPQPDTLGTRVLIAFERGLLVLWDISEDRAIAVRGYGDLHMKGQVSGAQTDATEHQIDNVDETEEEREICSLCWASRGGSTVAVGYITGDILLWDMTVSSRQGKQTDVSSNVVKLQLASGSRRLPVIVLHWSAGSAKDTTKGGHLFVYGGDDMGSEEVLTVLSLESSNGLESVRCASRGDLKLDGSFADMILIPDTGVPDKIRASALFVLTNPGQLNFYDGSALFSGRKSEEVYAQPEARKFPVAVPTIDPNITVTDLYSLTGTGHPSISLKKFCARQSVTHPISGNMKWPLTGGVPSEMSQKEDRAVERIYVAGYQDGSVRIWDATFPILVPMFVLDAKVSDIILDGANASVSSLAFCSLTLTFAVGTTSGLVRMYKLHEHTGDSSFHFVSESKQEVHAVHHGRGFHCHVAFMASNSPVRSLRFTGSGEVLAVGYQNGQVGMFDASQLSMMFCVDCASGTNSPVVSLSIYGVVSSAAEGDQSQKEIAKSGKNSTDVLLSLTKDARLTVIDSTSGLVINSHLLDQKQLSAVSMYVIDVASDEEQTQSSGDKSPPQSQTGKEQNDLDQKQAQGAETNQKKASQHSHSGDSNSLLLVCFEDEALLFSLTSLIQGSNKHLDKIKLAKHCCWSAIFKNKDDKACGLILAYQTGIIELRSLPDLEILAESSLMHLLRWSYKTGMDKSMSSLNGQIAMVNGSEFAIISLIASENDFRIPESWPCLHDKVLAAAAEAASSISTDQKRKQNPAGVLGGIIKGLKGKADENANLRRSFNAQTHGELLESIFLKESSAEASIPSPDDPIEELTIDDIDIDDDEVPLSPPPASSSTSHVHKKTTVEDERAKLFEGSSAADKPRMRSTQEILTKYKFGGDAAAAAAHAKDKLMQRQEKLERISLRTQELQDGAENFASLAQELAKNMENKKWWKL; this comes from the exons ATGTTCAGGAAGCGCCTCTTGAAGAAGGTGCTGCAGCAG CGAAGGAATGGAGGAGGACCAGGAgggggagcaggagcaggagaggTGGCGCAGCTGGACGCGCAGATCGCGCTTCACTACGGGGTCCCCTACGCCGCCTCGGTCATGGGGTTTGATCCAGTGCAGCGGCTTCTCGCCGTCGGGACGCT GGATGGCAGGATAAAAATCTTTGGGGGTGATAATATCGAAGGCCTCCTCATATCGCCAAAGAGTGTGCCATACAAGTATTTGCAG TTTATACAAAACCAGGGACTACTGGTTGCAGTTTCTAACGAGAATGAAATCCAG GTATGGAATCTCGAATTCAGACAACTATTTCATTTTTCCCAGTGGGACGTCAACATAACTGCATTTGCAGTCATAGAGGAGACCTTTTTTAT GTACCTTGGAGATGAAAATGGCCTGCTTTCTGTTCTGAAGTATGATGTAGATGATGGGAAGCTTCTAAGGATGCCTTACAATGTTACTATAcattccttaagtg AAGCAGCTGGTGTTTCCTTGCTTGATACTCAACCTATCGTTGGAATATTGCCTCAACCAGACACCTTGGGCACGAG GGTGCTAATTGCATTTGAGAGAGGATTGTTAGTTCTTTGGGACATATCGGAGGACCGTGCAATTGCTGTTCGCGGCTATGGGGACTTACACATGAAAGGTCAAGTCAGTGGCGCTCAAACAGATGCTACTGAACATCAAATAGATAATGTTGATGAGACTGAAGAAGAGAGAGAAATTTGCTCACTTTGTTGGGCATCAAGAGGGGGTTCAACTGTTGCTGTTGGCTATATAACCGGAGACATACTTCTATGGGATATGACAGTATCCTCTAGACAAGGAAAGCAAACTGATGTTTCATCTAATGTTGTCAAGCTGCAGCTGGCTTCTGGAAGTCGTAGGCTTCCTGTTATTGTCTTGCACTGGTCTGCCGGGTCAGCAAAAGATACTACTAAAGGCGGTCATCTTTTTGTATACGGTGGTGATGATATGGGGTCTGAAGAAGTTCTGACG GTTCTTAGCCTGGAATCATCTAATGGATTAGAGTCAGTAAGATGCGCGTCACGTGGGGACCTCAAACTTGATGGATCTTTTGCTGATATGATTCTTATTCCAGATACTGGGGTTCCAGATAAAATACGAGCTTCTGCACTTTTTGTATTGACGAATCCTGGACAATTGAATTTCTATGATGGTAGTGCTCTATTTTCTGGACGGAAATCAGAAGAGGTATATGCTCAGCCTGAGGCTCGGAAATTTCCAGTTGCAGTTCCTACAATTGATCCCAACATAACCGTCACGGATCTGTATTCACTAACTGGAACAGGGCATCCAAGTATTTCACTGAAG AAATTTTGTGCGAGGCAAAGTGTCACACATCCGATATCAGGGAATATGAAATGGCCTTTGACTGGTGGGGTTCCTAGTGAAATGTCACAGAAGGAAGATCGTGCGGTTGAAAGAATATATGTTGCAGGCTATCAAGATGGTTCTGTGAGAATATGGGATGCAACTTTTCCCATTCTAGTGCCAATGTTTGTATTGGATGCAAAG GTGTCTGATATTATTTTGGATGGAGCAAATGCTTCTGTATCATCGCTGGCGTTTTGTTCATTAACCTTGACTTTCGCTGTTGGCACAACAAGTGGTCTG GTGCGCATGTATAAACTTCATGAGCATACTGGGGATTCTAGCTTTCACTTCGTGAGTGAATCTAAACAGGAAG TTCATGCTGTTCATCATGGGAGAGGATTCCATTGTCATGTTGCCTTTATGGCATCAAATTCCCCTGTGCGATCCCTCAGATTTACAGGTTCAGGCGAGGTCCTTGCAGTAGGATATCAAAATGGTCAG GTGGGCATGTTTGATGCAAGTCAACTGTCAATGATGTTCTGTGTGGATTGCGCATCAGGAACAAATTCTCCTGTGGTCTCACTAAGCATCTATGGTGTTGTTTCATCTGCTGCAGAAGGGGACCAGTCCCAGAAAGAGATTGCTAAAAGTGGAAAAAATTCCACAGATGTTCTACTTTCCTTAACTAAGGATGCACGTCTTACTGTAATTGACAGCACTAGCGGTCTGGTAATAAATTCACATCTGTTAGATCAGAAGCAATTGTCTGCAGTTTCGATGTATGTCATAG ATGTAGCTTCAGATGAGGAGCAAACACAATCATCAGGAGACAAATCCCCGCCTCAAAGTCAGACAGGAAAAGAACAAAACGATCTTGACCAAAAACAAGCACAAGGAGCCGAAACTAACCAGAAAAAGGCTTCTCAACATTCACACAGTGGTGATTCAAATTCTCTTCTTTTGGTCTGCTTTGAGGATGAAGCGCTTTTATTTTCTCTGACATCATTGATTCAG GGAAGCAACAAGCATCTAGATAAAATAAAGCTCGCAAAACACTGCTGCTGGTCAGCCATTTTCAAGAATAAGGATGATAAAGCTTGTGGACTGATATTAGCTTATCAGACAGGGATCATAGAATTGAG atCTTTGCCAGACCTAGAGATTCTTGCTGAGAGCTCCTTGATGCATTTATTAAGATGGAGTTACAAGACAGGCATGGATAAGTCCATGAGCTCCTTAAATGGACAAATTGCTATG GTAAATGGATCTGAATTTGCAATCATCTCTCTTATAGCCTCGGAGAATGACTTCAG GATTCCAGAATCTTGGCCATGCCTTCACGATAAAGTACTTGCAGCAGCCGCTGAAGCAGCTAGTAGCATCTCGACAGACCAGAAAAGAAAGCAG AATCCAGCAGGAGTTCTTGGTGGCATCATTAAAGGATTAAAAGGCAAAGCAGACGAAAATGCGAACCTGAGAAGAAGTTTCAATGCGCAAACCCACGGAGAACTGTTGGAGTCAATTTTCTTGAAAGAGTCATCTGCTGAAGCATCAATACCCAGTCCTGATGATCCAATAGAAGAACTGACAATTG ATGACATAGacattgatgatgatgaagtaccCCTTTCCCCTCCACCAGCATCATCCTCTACATCTCACGTGCATAAGAAAACAACAG TAGAGGACGAGAGAGCAAAACTGTTTGAAGGATCAAGTGCTGCTGACAAACCGAGAATGAGAAGTACCCAAGAAATTCTTACCAAATATAAGTTTGGCGGG GATGCAGCGGCGGCAGCTGCTCATGCAAAAGACAAGCTCATGCAGAGGCAGGAGAAACTCGAG AGAATAAGCCTGCGGACTCAGGAGCTTCAGGACGGAGCGGAGAACTTCGCGTCCCTCGCCCAGGAGCTCGCGAAGAACATGGAGAACAAGAAGTGGTGGAAACTATAA
- the LOC124673173 gene encoding increased DNA methylation 1-like, protein MAIEEYIGYMSRGGRGPGGDELRRKAKERLLSSGWTFHMKRKYDGRQELRYMAPHGASYISLIVACKKYQQFSCSSTSRPPRPNRSGKAAASSAKPSGKKRGRAVHGGRKETDAAGSDEECSTTAVGPPCAPRTKKRRRVSALYAGDALKKSAAAKKKKASASASPAASRVLLPRPKDGDKTQVAAAALVPSSCQPSRARTILAVLVEKNILRPTAKLSYRRTTRGPAVKQGTVTGDGYIRCLCGCGRGAFTVAEFAAHANGGATTERASAHLFVGDRRSLSQCLVQLMRADVRKNRGSPTPSPSPGARVKRKCTADQEDGDGVCSVCADGGEMLLCDCCPSAFHHGCVGLDATPLGEWFCPPCRCAICDSGEFEPAADEFTDKTVICCDQCEREYHVSCIRSRGDQLECCPEGPWLCSQKCSDIFQRLQGLVGRSIPTSVAGLSFTLFRSSKLPEEEAMAAEEHGKLRMAFDVLHECFVTLIEPQTQSDLSHDIVFNTESWLRRLNFRGFYVVGIEKGGELITVGTLRVYGDKVAELPLVGTRFAHRRQGMCHLLMNNLEKLLGELGVERLVLPAVPELLQTWTESFGFQVMSQSNKLEIAEHTILCFQGTTMCHKFINKAAPPQR, encoded by the exons ATGGCCATCGAGGAGTACATCGGGTACATGTCGCGCGGCGGCCGGGGCCCCGGAGGCGACGAGCTGCGGCGGAAGGCAAAGGAGCGCCTCCTGTCGTCCGGGTGGACCTTCCACATGAAGCGCAAGTACGACGGCCGCCAGGAGCTCCGCTACATGGCGCCGCACGGCGCGTCCTACATCTCCCTCATCGTCGCCTGCAAGAAGTACCAGCAGTTCAGCTGCAGCAGCACGAGCCGCCCGCCTCGGCCGAATCGTTCCGGCAAGGCCGCGGCTTCTTCAGCGAAACCTTCCGGCAAGAAGAGGGGCAGGGCGGTACATGGAGGCCGCAAGGAGACCGACGCTgccggcagcgacgaggagtgcTCTACTACAGCAGTCGGCCCGCCGTGCGCCCCGAGgaccaagaagaggaggagggtgtCCGCGCTCTACGCCGGCGACGCGCTCAAGAAATCCGCCGCagccaagaagaagaaggcgtcggcgtcggcgtctccAGCGGCGTCGCGCGTGCTTCTGCCGAGGCCGAAAGACGGCGACAAGACCCAGGTGGCGGCGGCTGCGCTGGTGCCATCGTCATGCCAGCCGAGCCGCGCGAGGACAATCCTCGCGGTGCTCGTGGAGAAGAACATCCTGCGGCCGACGGCCAAGCTGTCCTACAGGCGCACGACGCGCGGGCCTGCGGTCAAGCAAGGCACGGTCACCGGCGACGGGTACATTCGGTGCCTGTGCGGCTGCGGCCGCGGAGCCTTCACCGTGGCGGAGTTCGCCGCGCACGCCAACGGAGGCGCCACCACCGAGCGGGCGTCAGCTCACTTGTtcgtcggcgaccgcaggtcGCTGTCGCAGTGCCTGGTCCAGCTCATGCGCGCCGACGTCAGGAAGAACAgaggctcgccgacgccgtcgccatcgccgggcGCGAGGGTGAAGCGGAAATGCACAGCTGACCAGGAAGATGGTGACGGGGTGTGCTCcgtctgtgccgacggcggcgAGATGCTGCTCTGCGACTGCTGCCCGTCGGCGTTCCACCACGGTTGCGTCGGCCTGGATGCCACCCCGCTGGGGGAATGGTTCTGCCCGCCCTGCAGGTGCGCCATTTGCGACTCTGGCGAGTTTGAGCCCGCCGCCGACGAGTTCACCGACAAGACAGTGATCTGCTGCGACCAGTGCGAACGAGAGT ATCACGTCAGCTGCATCAGGAGCAGAGGTGATCAGCTCGAGTGCTGCCCAGAAGGGCCATGGCTCTGCAGCCAGAAATGTTCAGACATATTCCAGCGTCTGCAAGGGCTCGTTGGCAGATCGATCCCTACCTCAGTGGCAGGCCTGTCGTTCACACTCTTCAGATCATCGAAGCtccccgaggaggaggccatggctGCCGAAGAGCACGGGAAGCTGCGTATGGCGTTCGACGTGCTCCATGAGTGCTTCGTCACCCTCATCGAGCCGCAGACGCAGAGCGACCTCAGCCACGACATCGTCTTCAACACAGA ATCATGGCTGAGACGGCTGAATTTCCGGGGATTCTACGTGGTGGGCATCGAGAAAGGCGGCGAGCTGATAACCGTGGGCACTCTCAG AGTGTATGGCGACAAGGTTGCAGAGCTGCCGCTTGTTGGGACCCGGTTCGCGCATCGCCGGCAAGGGATGTGCCACCTTCTGATGAACAATCTCGAGAAG TTGCTTGGTGAGTTGGGGGTGGAGAGGCTTGTGCTGCCTGCAGTGCCTGAGCTTCTTCAGACGTGGACAGAATCCTTTGGCTTTCAAGTGATGAGCCAGTCTAACAAGCTGGAGATTGCAGAGCACACCATCCTGTGCTTTCAAGGAACCACAATGTGCCACAAGTTCATCAACAAGGCGGCGCCTCCACAAAGATGA
- the LOC124670570 gene encoding symplekin-like — translation MAVALPPAFPPHGLPQPDATSAGDMGLRLRQVRELRRAPLHELVPRLADLRADEAGPVRKLVAEMIGEVGSKHTAYIPDVMPSLLDLLNDETPAVARQAVKTGTDLFAKVLQQLVIQGLFSSGGIDDSLKVSWEWMLKLKSAVSLMAFQPTSNEGVRLLAVKFVQKTVLMHTPDPDITSDPPNQATEDMGFNIAWLRGGHPLLNVGDLAMEASQSLGLLLEQLKPPKIRSLSTSMIIVFVSSLSAIAQRRPSFYGRILPVLLSLDPANTIIKTQVPGTFHALKSAIDACLKCTHSSAEPWRARLLEAQNIINQGDSVDHTANDSTEHTANAARSIGDTSNKAESLPLTETSTDNSNKRNLADDMNNILEDDGHSSKRARQSHDAQEHSEETNKRNMEAASVGSSSNQHVPARTGNSEAVYQLISMFAPLAAQGDRAAVSLQILSSSIAADLLAEVVMVNMQHLPVSHPVDQQQPPSSIQSSIAPSLKLPSGRFPLLESLWKAIGETNQDEVPPPEESAPVTSAAGDTTPVLVSSPVLTTLKIPKEENSNSSEVPFNSSAVSLDIETVEVKVPSADAAELSIEVQESSETSHASTEPQGTQEHSGSFMSSLPADNSSVGVSLAQSFETRSPSSSTIEGSQSQFSSMNALTSQHVLPKLVVTNVDLTDEAKDLLQKEAFLRILARDKQEESGGSKARLPLLSHLGVEFPLELDPWALLQKHVLSDYVNNEGHELTLCVLNRLYREAEQDVDFLSSRTATSVYESFVLTIAENLRDMFPASDKSLGKLLCEIPYLPEGVLKLLEDLCSPGNNEKQDKDLQSGDRVTQGLSAVWNLIMLRPSNRDRCLEIALQSSINRLDEVRMKAIRLVANKLFPVASISKRIEEFANEKLNSVLEVIPAAESTSASEMVTPEAHQDGSLENLSSVADAQTLMSLYFALCTKKHSLLQRVFAIYGSLPQAAKQAVHKQVPILIRTIRSSTDLLGIISDAPADSRELLMQVVQTLTDGVVPSQDLISSVKNLYSKTKDVEFLFPVMAHLPKDEVMSVFPNIVNLPVDKFQVALSRILQGSPQHGPSLDPPEILIAIHVIDPEKEGIPLKKVIDACAACFEQRTIFTQQVLAKALNQLVEQIPLPLLFMRTVMQAIGAFPALVDFVMEIMSRLVSKQIWKYPKLWVGFLKCAILTKPQSYGVLLQLPAPQLENALNKNPVLKAPLVEHASQPNVRSTLPRSSLVVLGLAEDQQQHAPEAQSSQAQSSQNQAAETSSSAADTTTEVTQESSAAS, via the exons ATGGCGGTCGCCCTCCCGCCGGCCTTCCCCCCGCACGGCCTGCCCCAGCCGGATGCTACCTCCGCTGGAGATATGGGGCTGCGCCTGCGGCAGGTGCGCGAGCTCCGCCGGGCGCCTCTCCACGAGCTCGTCCcccgcctcgccgacctccgCGCCGACGAGGCCGGCCCCGTGCGCAAGCTCGTTGCCGA GATGATTGGTGAGGTTGGGTCGAAGCACACGGCGTATATACCCGACGTGATGCCCTCTCTGCTGGATCTTCTGAATGATGAGACGCCTGCGGTTGCGAGGCAGGCTGTTAAAACAGGAACAGACTTGTTTGCCAAAGTACTGCAACAGCTAGTTATCCAG GGTTTGTTCTCGAGCGGTGGGATTGATGATTCACTCAAAGTGTCGTGGGAATGGATGCTCAAGCTTAAATCAGCGGTGTCGCTCATGGCATTTCAG CCTACTAGCAATGAAGGAGTCCGGTTGCTGGCTGTTAAGTTTGTTCAGAAAACAGTTCTCATGCACACCCCGGATCCTGATAtcacatcagatccaccaaaccaAGCTACAGAAG ATATGGGATTCAATATAGCATGGTTAAGGGGAGGTCATCCTTTACTCAATGTTGGCGATCTAGCCATGGAAGCCAGCCAGAGCCTTGGACTGTTGCTAGAACAACTTAAGCCTCCTAAGATAAGATCACTCAGCACTTCGATGATCATTGTCTTTGTTAGCAG TCTCTCAGCTATTGCTCAAAGAAGGCCTTCCTTTTATGGGCGCATACTTCCAGTTTTACTTTCTTTGGACCCAGCAAATACCATTATTAAAACGCAAGTTCCAGGCACATTCCATGCTTTGAAGAGTGCCATTGATGCATGCCTGAAATGTACACATTCAAGTGCTGAGCCG TGGCGGGCTCGCTTGTTAGAAGCTCAAAATATTATAAACCAGGGGGATTCAGTAGATCATACTGCAAACGATTCGACAGAACATACCGCAAATGCTGCTAGGAGTATTGGGGACACTTCAAACAAGGCCGAATCATTGCCTCTGACA GAGACGAGCACTGACAACAGTAACAAACGAAATCTGGCTGATGACATGAATAATATTCTAGAAGATGATGGTCATTCTAGTAAAAGAGCCAGACAGTCACATGATGCTCAAGAACATAGCGAGGAAACAAATAAGAGAAATATGGAGGCAGCCTCTGTTGGTTCATCATCTAATCAGCATGTCCCTGCAAGAACTGGGAACTCTGAAGCTGTATATCAATTAATTAGTATGTTTGCCCCATTAGCTGCGCAAGGCGACAGAGCTGCTGTATCACTACAAATCCTGTCATCTAGTATCGCTGCTGACTTATTAGCGGAGGTGGTAATGGTTAACATGCAACACTTGCCAGTTTCTCATCCTGTAGATCAACAACAACCTCCTTCAAGTATCCAGTCCTCTATTGCTCCGAGTTTGAAGCTTCCTTCAGGTCGCTTTCCTCTGTTAGAGTCCCTATGGAAG GCAATAGGCGAAACTAATCAAGATGAAGTGCCTCCACCTGAGGAATCTGCTCCAGTGACATCTGCTGCTGGTGACACCACACCAGTTCTTGTCAGTTCTCCTGTTCTTACCACATTAAAAATACCGAAGGAAGAGAACAGTAACAGTTCAGAAGTTCCATTTAACAGTTCAGCTGTTTCATTAGATATAGAAACAGTAGAGGTTAAAGTACCCAGTGCAGATGCTGCTGAGTTATCGATTGAGGTTCAAGAatcatcagaaacttcccatgcTTCTACAGAACCTCAGGGAACCCAAGAACATTCTGGCAGTTTTATGAGTTCATTGCCTGCTGACAATTCTTCAGTTGGTGTCAGTTTGGCTCAATCTTTCGAAACTCGCAGTCCAAGTTCTTCTACTATTGAAGGAAGCCAGTCACAGTTTTCATCTATGAATGCCCTAACTTCACAGCATGTTCTTCCAAAGTTGGTTGTGACTAATGTCGATCTAACTGATGAGGCTAAAGATCTCCTTCAAAAAGAAGCGTTCCTGCGCATTCTTGCGAGAGATAAGCAGGAAGAATCTGGTGGTTCAAAAGCTCGGCTTCCATTGCTTTCTCACTTGGGTGTTGAg TTTCCTTTGGAGTTGGACCCTTGGGCGCTTCTCCAGAAGCATGTGCTATCTGATTATGTAAATAATGAG GGGCACGAGTTGACACTGTGCGTTCTGAACAGATTGTATCGTGAGGCAGAACAGGATGTGGACTTTCTTTCATCTAGAACCGCAACATCAGTTTATGAATCATTTGTTCTGACAATA GCCGAAAATCTCCGTGATATGTTTCCGGCTTCAGACAAATCACTTGGCAAACTGCTCTGTGAGATACCATACTTACCAGAAGGTGTATTAAAGCTGCTAGAGGATCTATGCTCTCCTGGAAATAATGAGAAGCAGGACAAGGATCTTCAGAGTGGTGATAGGGTAACTCAAGGTCTAAGTGCTGTCTGGAACCTGATCATGTTAAGACCTTCAAACCGGGACAGATGTCTGGAGATTGCTTTGCAG AGTTCAATCAATCGTCTAGATGAGGTCCGCATGAAGGCAATACGTTTG GTAGCAAATAAGCTATTTCCCGTGGCAAGCATTTCCAAAAGGATTGAAGAGTTTGCAAATGAAAAACTTAATTCAGTCCTGGAAGTGATTCCAGCGGCTGAATCTACATCAGCTTCTGAAATGGTTACGCCTGAAGCTCACCAG GATGGTAGCTTAGAAAATTTGTCCTCGGTGGCAGATGCTCAAACTTTGATGTCACTCTATTTTGCTTTGTGCACCAAG AAACATTCCCTTCTCCAGCGTGTATTTGCAATATACGGCAGTCTACCACAGGCTGCCAAACAG GCAGTTCACAAACAAGTACCCATTCTGATTCGCACGATACGATCCTCTACTGACCTTCTTGGGATCATCTCAGATGCGCCAGCAGACAGTCGGGAGCTCCTCATGCAG GTTGTACAGACTCTCACTGATGGAGTAGTGCCATCTCAAGATCTGATTTCGTCCGTGAAGAACCTCTATTCAAAAACGAAG GATGTCGAGTTTCTCTTTCCAGTCATGGCTCATCTGCCAAAAGATGAG GTTATGTCCGTGTTTCCCAATATTGTTAACCTTCCTGTGGATAAGTTTCAAGTTGCCCTTTCTCGAATCCTGCAG GGATCACCACAACATGGCCCTTCTCTTGATCCACCAGAAATTTTGATTGCGATTCATGTAATAGATCCCGAAAAAGAAGGGATACCGCTGAAAAAG GTCATAGATGCATGTGCTGCCTGCTTCGAGCAAAGGACAATATTCACTCAGCAAGTTTTGGCAAAAGCACTAAATCAATTG GTTGAACAGATTCCCCTTCCTTTGTTGTTCATGCGAACTGTTATGCAAGCGATAGGTGCATTTCCTGCATTG GTGGATTttgtgatggagatcatgtcacgCCTTGTTAGCAAGCAG ATATGGAAATATCCAAAGTTATGGGTAGGATTCCTGAAGTGTGCTATCCTGACGAAACCTCAGTCATATGGTGTTTTACTGCAG TTACCAGCTCCACAACTTGAAAATGCCTTGAATAAGAATCCTGTACTGAAGGCGCCCTTGGTCGAGCACGCCAGCCAGCCAAACGTGCGATCAACTCTTCCGAG GTCTAGCTTGGTGGTTTTGGGTCTTGCTGAAGATCAGCAGCAACATGCACCTGAGGCACAGAGCAGCCAGGCACAAAGCAGCCAAAACCAGGCCGCCGAAACCAGTAGCTCTGCTGCAGATACTACGACTGAAGTAACCCAGGAATCATCTGCTGCAAGTTGA
- the LOC124678689 gene encoding omega-3 fatty acid desaturase, chloroplastic-like → MAARLLLPQCCCGGLTPLPLPRRATALPPPPPAAGASRRALSLALPRRALFLRVAVAAPTRLVTEEDDGSQAAPAQEDDGSEFDPAAPPPFGLAEIRAAIPKHCWAKDPWRSMGYVVRDVVVVLALAAAAARLDSWLAWPVYWAAQGTMFWALFVLGHDCGHGSFSNSTKLNSVVGHILHSSILVPYNGWRISHRTHHQNHGHVENDESWHPLPEKLYRSLDSSTRKLRFALPFPMLAYPFYLWSRSPGKSGSHFHPSSDLFQPNERKDILTSTACWLAMAGLLAGLTVVMGPLQVLKLYGVPYWIFVMWLDFVTYLHHHGHNDKLPWYRGKAWSYLRGGLTTLDRDYGWLNNIHHDIGTHVIHHLFPQIPHYHLVEATEAAKPVLGKYYREPDKSGPFPFHLFGALAQSMKRDHYVSDTGDILYYQTDPKIAGGAQTSD, encoded by the exons ATGGCTGCCCGCCTGCTCCTCCCCCAATGCTGCTGCGGCGGCCTCACGCCCCTGCCCCTCCCTCGCCGCGCCACCGCGCTCCCGCCTCCGCCACCCGCCGCTGGCGCGTCTCGACGCGCCCTCTCCCTCGCCCTCCCTCGCCGCGCGCTCTTCCtccgcgtcgccgtcgccgcgcccaCCCGCCTCGtcaccgaggaggacgacggctcCCAGGCCGCCCCCGCCCAGGAGGATGACGGCTCCGAGTTCGAccccgcggcgccgccgccgttcgGGCTCGCGGAGATCCGCGCCGCCATCCCCAAGCACTGCTGGGCCAAGGACCCCTGGCGCTCCATGGGCTACGTCGTgcgcgacgtcgtcgtcgtgctCGCgctcgcggccgccgccgcgcgcctcgacAGCTGGCTCGCGTGGCCCGTCTACTGGGCCGCGCAGGGCACCATGTTCTGGGCGCTCTTCGTCCTCGGACACGACTG CGGCCACGGGAGCTTCTCGAACAGCACCAAGCTCAACAGCGTCGTCGGGCACATACTCCACTCCTCTATCCTCGTGCCTTACAATGGCTG GAGGATTAGCCACAGGACGCACCACCAGAACCATGGCCACGTCGAGAACGACGAGTCGTGGCATCCG CTCCCCGAGAAGCTGTACAGGAGCCTGGACAGTTCCACTCGGAAGCTTCGGTTCGCACTACCGTTCCCGATGCTCGCCTACCCGTTCTACTTG TGGTCGAGGAGTCCAGGGAAGTCAGGCTCGCATTTCCACCCGAGCAGCGATTTGTTCCAGCCGAACGAAAGGAAGGATATTCTAACGTCGACGGCATGCTGGCTCGCCATGGCTGGCCTCCTCGCGGGGCTCACCGTCGTGATGGGGCCTCTTCAGGTGCTCAAGCTCTACGGTGTCCCGTACTGG ATTTTTGTTATGTGGCTGGACTTTGTCACCTACCTGCATCACCACGGCCACAACGACAAGCTTCCCTGGTATCGTGGAAAG GCATGGAGCTATCTGCGTGGAGGCTTGACCACGCTTGACAGGGACTATGGGTGGCTCAACAACATCCACCACGACATCGGGACTCATGTGATCCACCATCTTTTCCCGCAAATCCCGCACTACCATCTAGTAGAGGCG ACCGAAGCAGCGAAGCCAGTTCTGGGGAAGTACTACAGGGAGCCGGACAAGTCTGGCCCGTTCCCATTCCACCTGTTTGGCGCCCTAGCACAGAGCATGAAGCGTGACCACTATGTCAGCGACACCGGGGACATACTCTACTACCAAACTGACCCAAAAATTGCCGGTGGTGCACAAACATCTGATTGA